ACGAGCGTGGCCGAGGCCAGGAGGACGAGCAGGACGGCGGCACGACCGACCCACGCAGGACGCTCAGTTCCGGTTCGTCGGACCCGTCCCATGGCGAAGTTCGAGTGGCGCACGAGCCGGCACGGCGCCCGCGTCATCGCGCTGGAGCTCGAAAACCTGGCGATACCACCCCTCTTCCTTCATCAAGCTCTCGTGGGTCCCCGCCTGCACCACACGTCCCTCGTGCAGCACGAGGATCCAGTCCGCATCACGCACCTCCGCGAGACGGTGCGCGGTGCGAAGCGTGGTCTTTCCGGAGGAAAGGCGTGCGAGAGTCCCGTTGACCTGCGCCGCCGAGGTCGCGTCCAGGTACGTGGTGGGTTCGTCCAGGACGAGAATGGCGGGATCTTTCAGGATCGCCCGCGCAATCGCGATTTTCTGACGCTGGCCCCCGGAGAGCGTCGCGCCTCGCTCGCCCACCGGCGTATCGTACCCCCCGGGCAGGTTCACGATGAAGTCGTGGGCGTCGGCGGCTCGGGCGGCTGCTTCGATTTCTTCGACCGAAGCCTCGGGCTTTCCGTAGGCGATGTTCTCTCGCACGGTTCCGGCGAAAAGCAGCGGCTCTTGCAAAACCACGCCGATCTGTTCCCGGACCGTGTCGAGACGGAAGTGCGTGATTTTTTTCCCCGTCGATCGTGATCACTCCCTCGGTGGGATCGTACAGTCGGGGCAGGAGCGCGCAAAGCGTGGACTTCCCCGACCCGTTCGGCCCCACGATCGCCAGGGTCTGACCCGGCTGAACGGTGAAGGAAACCCTGTCGAGAACGAGACGGCCGGGCTCGTAGGCGAAGGAGACGTCCTTGAAGCTCACGCGTCCCCGAAACCGAGGCGCCGGCCGGGCGTCGCGGCGGACGCGAACCCGGTCGTCCGCGTGGAGCACCGCGAAGACCCGCTCGGCACAGCTCAAGGCCTTGGACACTCGGGTCGCGACGAAGGCGATCCGGCGAAGCGGCCGGTAGGTCCCTCCCAGGTACGAGACGAAGACGAGCAGGTCCCCGGGAGTGAGGATTCCCTGGAGCACCCGGCGCACCCCGAACCAGAGGACCGCACCGGTGCCGGTCGCTATGAGAATCTCGGCCGTCCGTTCCAGGGCCGCTTCGAGGCGAACCGTCCTGCGAGCCTGGCGCAGGCTCTGGCGGTTGGGCCCCTCGAAGCGCTCGTTTTCGTAGCGTTCGCGCCCGAAGGCCTGGATGACGGGAACGGACTGCAACATCTCGCCGAAGCGGCTCGCCATCCGGCCCTCCTTGCGCCGCTGGGATCGCACGGCACCCCGGAGCTCGGTCGAGATGTGGAAGACGGACAGCGCCAACATGGGGAGGACGGAAAGGCTCACGAGAGTGAGCTGCCAATCCATCCAGAACATCACCGCGACCATCGCGAAAAGGACGAGAAACTCGGTGGCCACGACCAGCGTGGCGTCCACGAGCATTTCTCGCATCATGTTCGTGTCGCCGGTCGCCCGCAGCAAGAGGTCTCCCACGTGATGCCGGCGATGGTAAGAGAGCGAGAGGCGCTGCAGGTGCGCGAAAAGCCTCCGGCGCAAGGCGAAGACGACCTCCTGGCCCGCCGTCGCCACCAGGTAACGCTGGTTGTACACGAACAGTCCCCAGAGCAGCGTGACCAGGAACAGAAGGCCGCAGGAAATGCTCACGATGCCCATCGCCCCGTAGCCCTTCAGGAGGTAGAAGGGGAAGACCCACTTGATCTTGCCTGCCGGGGTGAGTGCGTAATCGAAGACCATCTTGATCGGCCACGGACGGGCGATTTGCGTGAGCACGACCCCGAGACTGCAGAGAAAAGCCAGGACGAGCTCGTGTCGAACGGGTCGCAAATAGGGGAGCAGCTCCGCTCCCGTCCCGACCAGTCGCCTCCACTGGAGACGCTGGAAGAGTGGGTTCCACCGGATCCGAACCGTGCGCTTCGAGACCTCGCCGGAGGAGGCATCCATGGGCGCGTCAGCGAAACATCCGGCGTACCAGAGCCACCAGGTCCGCCACGTCGAGCTTGCCGTCCGCGTTCAGATCGCCGGGGTCCCTGCCCTCGACCCCGAAGGTCAGCCCGGTCATCGCCACGGGCGGAGTCAAGGCGGAATCGAGGACGAACGCGTCGCAGAGCAGGTCCGGTGAAGTGGCGACCACGCGGGCGAAGCCCTGCGCCACGCCACGCAGGACGACGACCGTCGTCTCGAGAAAGCCAGCCGTTCCCGTGGTGCCGAACGTCACCGTGCTTCCGGCCCGTACCCCCAGCACCGCTCCGTTGCCCTGCGAGACGTCGTTCTCCAGCGTGCCGTCGGGGCCGAAGACTTCCACGCCCACGTCGATCTCCCCCCGGGCCAGGGACGTACAGACGACCACGCTCTGCATGCGGTCCCTCTTCGTGATTCCCGGAATCACGAGCGAGTGCGTCGCACTTTTTCCGTCTGCGAAGCGCGGTAGCGGCACGGAAGGCAAAGCGTTTCCCGGAGACGGGCGAACCCCGGGACCCAGGGTGGCAAGGGACACGGGAGGGCTCACAGCGTCGTCGACGATCAGGGCGGCACACCGAACGCCGGGCGACGTCGCCACGACACGAGCCGACCCCTGCGAGACCGTGGGTAGAGGAATGACCGCCGTCTCGAGAAAAGCCACCGTGCCGCTCGTCCCGAAGGTCACCGTCTGGCCCGGCCCTACCCCGAGCACCGCTCCCGTGCCAGCGGAAACGTCGTTCAGCAACGTTCCGTCCTGGTCGAAGACCTCCACCCCTATGTGCGTCGCCCCTCCCGCGAACGACGTGCAGAGAAAATCGGTCTGGAGACGCCCTCTTTTCGTGACACCCGTGAAGGTCCCCACCAGTACACTAGGACTTCCGTCGGAAAAACGGGGCAGAGGCGTGTCGGCGACGCCCGCACGAGCCGCTCGGAAAGGTAACGCTAGGACGAAAAAGAGCAGGACGGGGCGAACCGCAGTGCCCACTCCGTCAGTCCCCCTTCTGCCTTCTGGAGATCATCTTCAGCGGAACCATGACCACGGGCGGGTCGCCGAGCTGGTCGACGGCGAAAGCCTCGCACGCAATCCGCTTTGACGTCGAGAGAATCCGCGCAGACCCGTTTTTCACGCTCGCCGGTCCGAGGCTCCCGATGACTTCCGTCTCGTGAAGCCCCGCCGTCGAGCCCGTGGCGATCGTCACCGTGGCGCCCACCGGAACGTCTTCCGCTCCGTCTCCCACCCCCGTGCTCACGTCGTTCAGCGGTGGTCCACCGCCGATCGGAAACACTTCGACCGCGACACGCACGGTTTTGGTGCGCTCGAGATTCGTGCAAATGAAAACAGTCTCCAGGTTGTTGTTCTTCACGACTCCCGGCACCGTGTACACGTGCTGGGTCGACGAGCCGGGCACCAGTTCCGGGAGCGGGCTGTCCATCACACCGCCCCACGAAGGCACGGCCAGAGCTCCGAAGAAAATCAAAACACCGAGCGTTCGTTTCATTTCTCCCCCCCCCGTACGAAACCAGAAAGCCGACAATTTTCATGCTAGTGGCGAGGCTGGTAAAAGCCAAGGAAACAAACGTTGGCGGCGCGGGCGGAACAAACGCATGTTCTTCGAGGTCGACGGAGCCCCCGTCCACGGGCATTCCTCGCCCTCGTTTTCCTGCTGGCCTTCCCCCCGGGACAGGGAAGAGGTGCCTCTCCCCTTTCGCCCAACGTGCTTCTCGTCTGCCTCGACGCCGTTCGAGCCGACGAGCTCGGGAGCTACGGTGCGGGGCCGAGTCCGACCCCCCACCTCGACGCGCTCGCCCGGGAATCTCTCGTCTTTTCGACGGCACTCAGTACCGCCTCGTGGACGAAGCCCGCGGTGGCGTCGCTGCTCACGGGACTCCAGCCCTGGGAGCACGGAGTGTTCGACGGCCGCAAAAAGCGAGCGGACGTTCTTCCCTCGGACGTACCGACACTCGCGCAGAAGCTCTCCGCCGAAGGTTACGGGACGGCTGCGTTCGTGGAAAACGACCACCTGCGGCGCGTTCAGAGCGGTTTCGGAAGAGGTTTCGAAACGTACGTCGAAGATGCCGGCGTGGCCCCGGTCCTCGTCGACCGCTTCCTCGGCTGGCTCGAAGCGCAGCCTCCGGGCAAGCCTTTTTTTGCCTACCTTCACTTCCTCGATGCCCACTGGCCTTACACGCCCGATCGTCCTCCCCCGGGGCAGGAGTTCACGACCGAGGACAGGCTCCGCCGCGCTCACTGGGCCCTGGACGCGGAACACTGGTGGGTGCTGCGGGAAGCCGTCAACTCCGGACTCCTCTCGCTCTCGGCGGATGAACTCGCCACGCTGCGCAAGCTCTACCGGGGGGAAATTGCGGCACTCGACGCGGTTCTCGGCCGCCTGTTCCGACTCCTCGAGCACCGGGGAGTCTTCGCGAACACCGTGGTCGTCGTGACTGCGGACCATGGAGACGGTTTTCTCGAGCACGGCCGCGTCGATCACGGTTACGGACCTTACGAGGAACTGCTGCGAGTACCCCTTCTCGTACGCCTTCGAGGGAAGAAGAAGGCTTCGGGGGTCGTCGAGACCCCGGTGCAAATCACCGCCGTCGCCCCGTCGGTCCTCGAGGCGGCGGGAGCTCCGGCGGACGGCCCCTCCCTGCTGGAGCTGGCAGCTAGCGGCCGGGAGAAGACGGTTTTCGGTTTCGAGCCCCACGGAAGAACCGAGCAGAGCTGGCTGAGATCCCCGACTCACAAGTACATCCGCACGAGCAGGCGCGATCCGAATCGCGCGGCGCCTTCCTCCACCATGCCAGGGGAGTTCCGCCACGGCATCCGCGTTCGGGTGGAAGGAATCCTCGCGGCGGGGAGGTTCGTTGCCGGACAGGTCAAAAAGCTTGCGCCTGGCGACACGGACTGCGAAGTCACGGGGCCGGTCGGCCGCGTCGCGCAAAAGGAGCGAACGCTCGAACTCCTCGGTTCCACGGTTCTCTGGACTGGAAAGACGCGATTCCGCTCCCCCGACTCGTCGGCCCTGGAACCTCTCCGCTGGGTCAAGGTCGAAGGCCGCTGGCGACAAGGGAGGTTCGAGGCGCGGGAAGTTCGGGTACTGGAAGAGAACCCGCAAAACGAGATCGAGCTCGAAGGCATGGTCGGAACCGTCGACGACGAAGGGCAAGCCTTCCAGCTCTGCGGGCGACGTGTCGAACTCCCCGACAAGGTGAGGTGGGAAGGCTTCGGCGAAGAGCAATCCGGCTCGAAGAGCCCGGTTCGAGCCAAGCCGAAAAAGCTTCGGGTCTCCGAAGAGCTTTACGACCTGGCCAGCGATCCCCGGGAGCAAACCAACCTTGCCGCGACCGATACCGAGCGCCTGGCAGAGCTTCGCAAGAGGCTCGAAGAGTGGGAACGAGACCGGCAGAATCGGGCCAGGAAGGCGCCGGAGGTCGAGCTCGACCCCGCCACGGAACGGCGCTTGCGGCTTCTCGGGTACGTCGACTGAGCGACATCGGACGTTCCAGAAGACGGGCGGAAAACCGAGCGAGCGGCCTGGTCGCGAGTCCGTACAAGGTCGCGGGACGCGCGGAGCAGCCCTAGCCCGAAATCCAGGCTACGTTTGCAGACCGAGCAGGTGTCGTCTCATGGCCTGCTCCACGGCAGTCGGCCCGTAGAAGACCTCCATCGCCGAATCCTCCTTTCGAGAACCCGTGCTCCACGCCCGACCACCAGAAAAGCGGACACTTCATTTGCTCTCCCGACCGGTCCATTCACGTATTCGTAACAAAGTCCGAGGCACCAAATTGCCTTGTTCTGCCCGCTGTGTTAGGCGAGGGAAATCCCGGGGTGTGGCGCAGACTGGTAGCGCACCTGCCTTGGGCGCAGGGGGTCGGAGGTTCGAATCCTCTCACCCCGACGCGCCAGTAGCTCAGTGGACAGAGCAGCGGCCTTCTAAGCCGCGGGTCAGGGGTTCGAATCCCTTCTGGCGCGCCTCTGCCCGCAGGGCGAGACCGGGTGCACGGGCCGACGTCGACGCTCGGTGGGGACGTGGTACGTCCCGTCCGGCGGCCGGGGTTCGTCGCAAAACGCGGGGATGGCAAGCCGGAGGGACGCGCTCCGTCGCGTCCGGGGTGGGATCGCCGTGGCCCCTTCGCGTCCGAGGATCGAACGTTCACGGCATGGGCGAACACGGCCACGGCCGGAGGGACGCGCTCCGTCGCGTCCGGGGTGGGGGGGACCCGCCGGTCGGACGTCCTCGATGGGCGCCGGTGTCATCCGCGAACATGGTCACGACAGAGGGTGGCACTCCGCAACGTGCCATTCCCGAACATGGCCACGACGGAGCGTGGCCCTCCGATACGTCCGAAGAGACGGGTACGAACGTGTGCGTCGCGTTTGCAATGATGCGCGGCGTCCGATGAGCGGCCACAGCCGGAGGGAGGCGCTCCGTCGCGTCCAGGGGGGATGGGGGACGCGACGGTCGGACGTCCTCCATGACCGCCGGTGTCATTCCCGACCACCACGGCCGGAGGGACGCGCTCCGTCCCGTCCAGGGGGATGGGGCACGCGACGGTCGGACGTCTTCGATGACCGCCGGTGTCATTTCCGAACACGGCCACGACAGAGCGTGGCCCTCCGATTTGTTCGGAAGGGCGGCGATGGTACGAACGCGTCCGTCCCGTTTGTAACCACGCGCGGCGTTCCATCGCGACACCCCACCCGGACGGACGCGCTGCGTCGCCTCCGGGGGGGTGGGGGCATCGACGTGGCCCCTTCGCGTCCGAGGATCGACGTTCACGGCATGGGCGGCCCCGGCCGGAGGGACGCGCTCCGTCGCGTCCGGGGCTGGGGGCGCAGCCGAGCGGGCATGGTTGCAACGGTCTTCGCTGTGATTTCCGGGCACGCCCGCGAGGAGGAGGATGGACGCCTCCGTCGGGTCCGGGGGTCTGCTTCACGCACGGCCGTCGCTCGTGCTATCTAGGAAGGCTGCGAGCGGTGAGTGTAGCTCAATTGGCAGAGCACTGGACTGTGGCTCCAGGGGCTGAGGGTTCGAGGCCCTTCACTCACCCTCCTCGGCCGGGGCACGGCGTGCGGCCCGGAGGTCGTGCCCCGGCCCGTTCTTCTTGCTGGTCGCACACGAGCGCGCCCCCCGGTAACCCGGGACTCTCCGTAAGAAACCGGGGAACCGGGACCCTTCGAACAATCCGGCCGTCCTTGGAATCCTCGACGGGCGGGTGTAAACGAGGCGGTGCCATGCCGCGGCCCCGCGAGCTTACGGTCGCCGTTCTCGTTTTCCCTTCGTTCGAACTCCTCGATGTCTTCGGGCCGCTCGAGGTCCTGGGAAATCGCAACCTGAACCCGCAGCCCTTCCGGATCCGTCTGGTAGCCGAGCGGCGCGAGCCGGTTCGGAGCGCTCAAGGACCGGCGGTGTACCCCGACGACACTCTGGACACGGTTTCGGCCATCGGCGTGCTTCTCGTTCCGGGAGGCATCGGGACGCGGGCCGAAGTGGAAAACGGCCACCTCCTGGAATGGATCGCCCGCCGGTCCGAGCAGGCCGAGTTCGTCTGCTCGGTCTGTACCGGTGCGGCCCTCCTTGCGCGTTCGGGCGTTCTCGACGGCCGCCGTGCCACGACGAACAAAAGGGCCTTTCCGTGGGTCGAACAACTGGGGCCGCGGGTCCGCTGGGTACGGGAGGCCCGCTGGGTCGAGGACGGGAAGTTCGTGACCTCGTCGGGAGTGTCCGCCGGGATCGACATGGCTCTCGCCCTCACCGCACGCCTGGTCGGCCTCGAGGCCGCCGAAACCGTGGCACGGTGCATGGAGTACGAATGGCGCAACGACCCTCACCACGACCCGTTCGCCAAGGTCTGGGGCCTCGTTTGAATCGGGAAGGCACGCACTCCGTCGCGGCCGAGATGAACGATGTTGCCACACGCGAACCCCGCTCGGACGGACGCGCTCCGTCGCGTCCGGGCGTGGGGCGGATCGACGTTCACGGCACGCGCGAACACGGCCCCCGGAGGGACGCGCTCCGTCGCGTCCAGGGGCGTGGGGAGAACCGTCGGTCGGGCATCGTCGATGACCGCCGGTACCATTCCCGAACACGGCCACGACAGAGCGTGGCCCTCCGATACGTCCGAAGGGGCGGGGGTACGAACGTGTGCGCCGCGTTTGCAATGACGCGTGGCGTACGACGGACGAAACCCGCCGGAGGGACGCGCTCCGTCGCGGCCGAGATGAACGATGTTGCCACACGCGAACCCGTTCGGAGGGACGCGCTCCGTCGCGTCCGTCGGGGGGACGCGGCGGTCGCACGTTTTCGATGACCGCCGGTACCATTCCCGAACACGGCCACGACAGAGCGTGGCCCTCCGATACGTCCGAAGGGGCGGGGGTACGAACGTGTGCGTCGCGTTTGCAATGACGCGCGGCGTACGATGGACGAACACCGCCGGAGGGACGCGCTCCGTCGCGTCCGGGGAGGAGGGATGAAAATGTCACGGCCAAACCTTGGAGGGGAAAATGCCATGAAAAAGGCAACCAACATCCTTCTCGCCGCGGCAAGCTTCTTCGTCCTCTTTCCGGTGCGGGCCCAGGCACTCTTTCACCTCGCGGTCATCGACGAAATCCTCGCGAGCTACGAAGGCAACCCGCAGGTCCAGTTCGTCGAGGTCCGAATGGAACTCGCCCTGCAGCGGTTCGTCCGGAACAGCGTCCTCGGGGTCTTCGACGCCGACGGAAACTACCTCGGCGACCTCCTGGTCTTGCCGAACGACGTGCCCCGCGACGGGGCCGACGTGCGCTGGATTCTGGGGACCGAAGCCTTCGTCGAACGGAGCGGGCTCACCGTGGACTTCACGATCCCGCCCGGCCTTCCGGTCGAAGGCGGGATGGTCTGCTGGGGCGCACCGGGAATCGTCGTCCCCTCGCCCGATACCTGGGACCACACCGATCCCGAGAACTACGTCGACTGCGTGGCTTACGGAAACTACCGGGGACCGACGAACCGGCTCGTCGGCAGGCCGACACCTCTCGACCCCTCGGGACACAGCCTGGTCCGCATCTCCGAGACGAACGACAACGCGACGGACTTCGCCTGTTCCGCCATGGCGACACCCGAGAACAACGCGGGAGACACCGTGCTCCTGCCCGCTTCTTCGCCCTGCCCGGTCGACCTCGCCACGCTTCTTTCGGCCCTCTTCTCGCCGGAACCTCCCGGGGAAGCCGACCTCAACGCCGACGGCCGCGTGAGCGCCGCCGACATCGTGGCCCTGTTTCTGTAACCGGGATCCGTGCCCTCGCGTCCGGCGGGGACGGGGATTCGCGCCCGTCCGTCGCGTGAGCGGTGGCAGATTCGACTATCTTTGCAAACGCCCCGCCGGAGGAACGCGCTCCGTCGCGTCCGGGGGCGTGGGGAGAACCGTCGGTCGGGCATCGTCGATGACCGCCGGTACCATTCGCGAACACGGCCACGACGGAGCGTGGCCCTCCGATACGTGCCATTCCTGGACCCGCCGGAGGGATGCGCTCCGTCGCGTCCGGGGACGTGGGGATCCACGTGGCGCGCTTCGCGTCCGAGGATCGACGTTCACGGCACCCGAACAGGCCACGACAAGCGTGGCCCTCCGATACGTCCGAAGGGGGCGGTACGAACTGTGCGCGCGTTTGAATGACGCGGGCTACATACGAACACCCGGGCGGGAACATGGCCACGACAAAGCGTGGCCCTCCGATACGTCCGAAGGGGCGCCGGTACGAACGTGTGCGCCGCGTTTGCAATGACGCGTGGCGTACCATGGACGAACACCACGGGCGCGACCGGGCCCGTCGATTCCATTGAATTTTCTGGTCGAAATTCGGGTGACCGGGGATTTTTTCACGGTCCCCGCGCTCCGTCGCGTCCGGGGGCGCGGGGAGAACCGTCGGTCCGGCATCGTCGATGACCGCCGGTACCATTCGCGAACACGGCCACGACAGAGCGTGGCCCTCCGAGGAACATGGCCACGACAAAGCGTGGCCCTCCGATACGTCCGAAGGGGCGCCGGTACGAACGTGTGCGCCGCGTTTGCAATGACGCGCGGCATACGATGGACGAACCCCGCCGGAGGAACGCGCTCCGTCGCGTCCAGGGGCGTGGAAAGAACCGTCGGTCCGGCATCGTCGATGACCGCCGGTACCATTCGCGAACACGGCCACGACGGAGCGTGGCCCTCCGACGACGTCAGGGGGCGGGTTCGACGCCGGCCCGGTCTTTTCCCTGCCACAAAAACGCCCGGACCGCCTTGGCGTCGGCTTCCCGCAGGCCGGGGTGGTCCGCCCAGCGCCAGGGAAACGCGCGCCAGGTGCGCGCCGCACCCTCGAGAAAAAGCATCGGAAGAAACTCGTAGTCGAGCCTTTCCCGAGCGCGCGAGAGGTCGGGGCCCTCGAGCTCTCGGACGGACGGTTCGAGGCTCCCGTAGCGGTGGCAGCTCGAACACGTGATGCGAAAGATCGCACCACCGGCGACCAGTTCGGCCTTCGTTGCCCGAGGTGTCTCGCCGCGACGGCTCCCCGAGCCGACGCGCCGGGCGAGAAACGTGAGCAGCGCCTCGGCTTCTTTCCGCGTCAAGGACAACCTCGGCATCCGGAAAGGCACGGCCGGGTAGAGCTTTCCAGCGGCCAGCGGGTCGGTGAGAAACTCCACGGCCCATTCGCGGCGAAGCTTGCGAATCGCCACGTCGAGAGACGGTCCCACCCGGCCGCCTCGGTCACGAAGCCTGTGACAGGCGATACAGTGCTCCCGCTCGAACACGCGGGCTCCGAGCTCTACCGGATCTCTGGCGGGCGGCCTTTCCCTTTGCCGAATCGAAGCCAGGTAGGCCACCAGTGCCCAGAGATCCTCCGGACTCGCCACGTCCCCGTAGCCGGGCATCGGCGTGCCCGGCATCCCGATCGCGAGGCGCAGGTAGACCTCGCGCGGCTCCTCGCCGCCGCGGAAGGGGCCGCTTACGAGATCGCGAGCCGGCGTAGGGTTTCCCCACACGTCTTTCAGGTCCGGACTCGCCAAGCCGTCGCCCCGGCCTCCGTCACCGTGACAGACGGGACAGCCGAGCTCGCGGTACACGAGCTTTCCCTTCTCGAGAAGTTCGGGCGTCGTCTCGGGCGGCTCCGGAACCGGAACTTCCTCGACGGTTTCCTTCTCGGGCAAGCCTGCCAAGCGCGAGATTTCTCCGACGATCGCCGCCCGCTCCTCCGGCGCAAGAAAGGAGAAGCTCGGCATGGCCGTACCGGGCATTCCCCGCTCGACGGTCCGGAGCAGCTCCGCCCTCGAGATCGGGTTCCGGGGAGAGGTCGAACGAATTTTGAACTTCCCCGACGTGAAATCGCGGGGGGGCGGCACGAGTTCCGGATCGGCGAGACCCTTGCCGTCTCCCTTCTCGCCGTGGCAGCCGGAGCACCAGGCGACGTAGAGCTCTCGGCCGTCCGGAGCGGCTCTACCCTCCGAACGAACGGAGGCAGCCACGAGCAGAAAACCCACGACGAAACCCCGAAAGAGCCAGGCGCTCGCGCCTCTCCGGCCTTCCGTCATAGTTGCAGAATCACCCCCCTCGCCTTCTTCCCCGTCGCCCGTTCCACGCCGAGAGCATAGAGCGCCACCTGCCTCCGGTAGTGCTCGAGATTCCGCCCGAGTTCTGCGTCCGTCTTGAAGTCCACGACGACCCAACCGCCGTCTTCCTCGAAGGCAAGGTCGACGACGCCGTCGACGAGGTTTCCTTCCGTCTCTTCGAAGACGACCGGGCTTTCCCGACGGCACCGCCCCTTCTCTTCCGCCTCCCGAGCCCGCGCAAGGAGAGAATGCCTCAATGCCGCGGCGACCAGGCGGCAGGCGGCTTCCCGCTCTTCTTCGGTGGCCCCGAGGATCCTCTGTTGCAGCTTCGCGCAGGACTCGATCGCCCGGGCTCCCGCACCGAG
The sequence above is a segment of the Candidatus Binatia bacterium genome. Coding sequences within it:
- a CDS encoding hypothetical protein (possible pseudo, frameshifted), yielding MDASSGEVSKRTVRIRWNPLFQRLQWRRLVGTGAELLPYLRPVRHELVLAFLCSLGVVLTQIARPWPIKMVFDYALTPAGKIKWVFPFYLLKGYGAMGIVSISCGLLFLVTLLWGLFVYNQRYLVATAGQEVVFALRRRLFAHLQRLSLSYHRRHHVGDLLLRATGDTNMMREMLVDATLVVATEFLVLFAMVAVMFWMDWQLTLVSLSVLPMLALSVFHISTELRGAVRSQRRKEGRMASRFGEMLQSVPVIQAFGRERYENERFEGPNRQSLRQARRTVRLEAALERTAEILIATGTGAVLWFGVRRVLQGILTPGDLLVFVSYLGGTYRPLRRIAFVATRVSKALSCAERVFAVLHADDRVRVRRDARPAPRFRGRVSFKDVSFAYEPGRLVLDRVSFTVQPGQTLAIVGPNGSGKSTLCALLPRLYDPTEGVITIDGEKNHALPSRHGPGTDRRGFARAAAFRRNRAREHRLRKARGFGRRNRSSRPSRRRPRLHREPARGVRYAGGRARRDALRGPASENRDCAGDPERSRHSRPGRTHHVPGRDLGGAGQRDSRTPFLRKDHASHRAPSRGGA
- a CDS encoding ThiJ/PfpI family protein encodes the protein MPRPRELTVAVLVFPSFELLDVFGPLEVLGNRNLNPQPFRIRLVAERREPVRSAQGPAVYPDDTLDTVSAIGVLLVPGGIGTRAEVENGHLLEWIARRSEQAEFVCSVCTGAALLARSGVLDGRRATTNKRAFPWVEQLGPRVRWVREARWVEDGKFVTSSGVSAGIDMALALTARLVGLEAAETVARCMEYEWRNDPHHDPFAKVWGLV